In a single window of the Bactrocera dorsalis isolate Fly_Bdor chromosome 2, ASM2337382v1, whole genome shotgun sequence genome:
- the LOC105229543 gene encoding VPS35 endosomal protein sorting factor-like isoform X1: MATDWECIPRFYEVHKNPLQSHITYEHPLKIHGVTVIESKGTKRCLKDIRSSFSSDNSSRASSSISLSAEPLTLSFDGTDPLSLFARQEQENMDPLTQQMEKINRKSLDENNISWSAKRLGILNRYTTSEKLSISTSFLSAASSGGEGIKSQTVVADKVKFRLEQLDDFDDASMSHMIDLTQQEYIQRIEQLNQELITSWNDDQRVKSLKIVIQCSKMLADTSVLSFYPSQFVLITDILDMFGKLVYERLNIKASNIISDGDNRKSSKAEPLYENARETCQNWFFKISSIRELLPRLYLEMAILKCYEFISPKEFDKNLLRITKMIRGIGDPLVQTYARCYLVRISLNVTPNKESIKENFKDFLKIYNTIFSGAVRSELNRQRVNIETYLSLYSPALDFMLLGLVHKNSICTEEIMNECKGTKNNGLLFISMLNVFQPKFIAANALEFVKLLASSNTEGISKGHLFRALGISVSDYPPLPEQRLQFLNGSFNTIDTFTDPIEYINCIETWTQFIAKNFSITVINDLLGTITLRVNASRTYERFYTQLQNILDQILQHFENTELLLIQENFLPYLDLFKKDSNRIVVCKNILIRFHQKSEDNISDEIVINAIMFIGKILSNSVTAQSVEDERRQISHLISSFIRKVTYPKDFERQLSFYVDAREAFTDLDAVYITLVNSVNKLAVGIRHVVKGNYTQKTGAFVKACIAFCFISIPSITAIQNQMDLYLLTGQVALLNQCLGQADACFEAALQLVSNLPRSVETEGISRNLETYLVSYLCNMLATLVVVPDSPDQGVLYLLRLLLSVVTKFPFDAQSSGLVIVYLQALDMLYIQSLEEFPYHIPGVVSNDELYGHDQKYLTEVNNICVQVIDDILVQLKILGSNRQLRTQATLALDLFLRIIRYANLSREKTFQLAVNLWLLAVKAESHIDVKLISHTLQNVEYIYEQMKNTNTQNARSLARLLHRIQTK; the protein is encoded by the exons ATGGCCACAGATTGGGAGTGTATTCCCCGATTTTATGAAGTACACAAAAACCCATTACAAAGCCACATAACTTATGAGCATCCATTAAAGATACATGGAGTGACAGTAATCGAAAGTAAAGGCACCAAACGTTGCTTGAAAGATATTCGGAGTAGCTTCAGTAGCGATAATAGTTCACGAGCTTCATCAAGTATTTCATTATCGGCTGAGCCGCTAACTTTGTCCTTCGATGGAACGGATCCGCTGTCCCTATTTGCACGACAAGAACAAGAAAATATGGACCCTTTAACACAG CAGATGGAAAAAATCAATAGAAAAAGTTTGgacgaaaataatataagttGGAGCGCAAAGCGTTTGGGGATATTGAATCGTTATACAACGTCAGAAAAACTGTCTATTTCGACAAGTTTCCTTTCAGCCGCAAGCTCAGGTGGAGAAGGAA TTAAATCTCAGACCGTAGTTGCCGACAAAGTAAAATTTCGTCTGGAGCAGCTAGATGACTTCGATGATGCTTCCATGAGTCACATGATTGATTTAACTCAACAGGAATATATACAACGTATTGAACAATTAAATCAAGAATTGATAACGTCATGGAACGATGATCAACGagtaaaatcattaaaaattgtcATTCAATGTTCCAAAATGCTTGCCGACACATCAGTACTTAGCTTTTATCCCAGCCAATTTGTTCTTATAACTGATATTCTTGATATGTTTGGAAAATTGGTCTATGAGCGACTTAATATTAAAGCAAGCAATATTATAAGCGATGGAGa taaCAGGAAATCGAGTAAAGCCGAGCCATTGTATGAAAACGCTAGAGAAACTTGTCAAAATtggttttttaaaatttcttctatTCGGGAACTGTTACCCCGTTTATATTTGGAAATGGCTATACTCAAATGTTATGAGTTTATATCAcctaa AGAGTTCGATAAAAATTTACTTCGTATTACTAAAATGATCCGTGGTATTGGTGACCCTTTAGTTCAGACGTATGCACGGTGCTACTTGGTTCGTATTAGTCTAAATGTTACGCCTAATAAAGAAtccataaaagaaaattttaaggatttctTAAAAATCTACAACACG ATTTTTAGCGGAGCTGTTCGTTCTGAACTGAATCGCCAGCGTGTCAACATTGAAACATATTTATCATTGTACAGTCCAGCTTTGGATTTCATGTTATTAGGACTTGTTCACAAAAACAGTATTTGCACAGAAGAAATAATGAACGAATGCAAAGGAACAAAAAATAA TGGACTACTGTTTATTTCTATGCTGAATGTATTCCAACCAAAGTTCATTGCTGCAAACGCATTAGAATTCGTTAAGTTACTTGCAAGCTCCAACACAGAAGGCATTTCGAAAGGACACTTATTCCGCGCTCTTGGCATTAGTGTCAGCGACTACCCACCACTTCCAGAGCAAAggttacaatttttaaatggttcTTTTAATACCATAGATACTTTCACCGATCCAATTGAATATATAAACTGTATAGAAACATGGAcacaatttattgcaaaaaatttctCT ATAACTGTTATCAATGATCTGTTGGGAACAATCACCTTACGAGTGAACGCAAGCCGAACATATGAAAGATTTTATACTCAGTTGCAAAATATCTTAGAtcaaattttgcagcattttgaAAATACGGAGTTGTTGCTCATTCAGGAAAATTTTTTACCATACTTAGATCTTTTTAAGAAAGATTCAAATAGGATAGTCGTATGTAAAAATATTCTGATAAGGTTCCACCAAAAATCCGAAGATAATATCTCGGATGAAATTGTGATAAATGCGATAATGTTTATTGGAAAGATTCTCAGTAACTCTGTAAC CGCTCAATCCGTAGAAGATGAACGCCGACAAATTTCGCATTTGATAAGTAGTTTCATACGTAAAGTTACTTACCCAAAAGATTTTGAACGGCAGCTTAGTTTTTATGTGGACGCACGTGAGGCTTTCACTGATTTGGACGCAGTCTATATAACATTGGTAAATTCGGTAAATAAGTTAGCCGTCGGGATACGACATGTGGTTAAAGGAAATTATACTCAAAAAACTGGAGCGTTTGTAAAAGCATGCATAGCATTCTGTTTTATTTCAATCCCCAGTATTACagcaattcaaaatcaaatgGACCTATACTTACTGACCGGTCAAGTGGCACTATTGAATCAATGTTTAGGACAGG cggATGCGTGTTTCGAAGCCGCCCTTCAATTAGTGAGTAACTTACCACGATCCGTGGAAACGGAAGGCATATCACGGAATCTGGAGACGTATTTGGTATCTTACCTTTGCAACATGTTAGCAACATTAGTGGTAGTACct gATAGTCCCGATCAAGGAGTGCTATATCTGCTCCGTCTACTACTTTCAGTCGTCACTAAATTCCCCTTCGATGCTCAAAGCTCTGGACTGGTCATCGTGTATTTGCAAGCTCTAGATATGTTGTATATACAAAGTTTGGAAGAATTTCCTTATCACATTCCCGGCG TTGTTTCAAATGATGAACTTTATGGCCATGATCAGAAATATCTAACAGAAGTCAATAATATATGCGTGCAAGTCATTGATGACATCTTAGTTCAACTTAAGATACTGGGTAGCAATCGCCAATTACGTACGCAAGCCACACTAGCACTAGATTTATTTTTACGTATCATCCGGTATGCTAACCTTAGCCGCGAGAAAACTTTCCAACTGGCTGTCAATCTTTGGCTTCTTGCTGTAAAGGCAGAGTCCCACATTGACGTTAAGTTAATT TCGCATACACTACAAAATGTTGAATACATCTACGAACAAATGAAGAACACAAATACGCAAAATGCACGGTCATTAGCGCGATTGCTGCACCGAATTCAGACGAAAtag